One region of Malania oleifera isolate guangnan ecotype guangnan chromosome 6, ASM2987363v1, whole genome shotgun sequence genomic DNA includes:
- the LOC131157747 gene encoding lachrymatory-factor synthase-like, whose translation MEPASHKTDKHQPKWEGKACAGLKGPRAEQIWPLLEDFCSLHKWFPTLTTCLPLEGVSGQPGCVRYCAGFKTPADTGNGETLNWTKQKLLSIDPTEMTFTYCIIDGNVGFNSYLTTIKVLPREDGCRIQWQYEVEPVEGWTPEMLDSFISSGLRVMAERMEKAPHTSI comes from the coding sequence ATGGAGCCTGCTTCCCATAAGACTGATAAGCACCAGCCAAAGTGGGAAGGAAAGGCTTGTGCAGGGTTAAAAGGCCCCAGAGCAGAGCAAATATGGCCTCTCTTGGAGGATTTCTGCAGCCTGCACAAGTGGTTCCCAACTCTCACCACATGCCTTCCCTTGGAAGGTGTCTCCGGTCAGCCAGGCTGCGTCCGATACTGTGCTGGCTTTAAAACTCCAGCAGATACTGGCAATGGGGAGACTCTGAATTGGACCAAACAGAAGCTACTGTCCATTGATCCAACTGAAATGACTTTTACCTATTGCATCATAGATGGGAATGTTGGGTTTAACTCATATCTTACCACTATAAAGGTGCTGCCCAGGGAAGATGGATGCAGAATCCAGTGGCAGTATGAGGTTGAGCCTGTGGAAGGGTGGACTCCTGAGATGTTGGATTCTTTTATAAGCTCTGGTTTGAGAGTCATGGCAGAGAGAATGGAAAAAGCTCCCCACACCTCTATTTGA
- the LOC131157618 gene encoding pentatricopeptide repeat-containing protein At1g77170, mitochondrial: MNLFHPISRLSRIQGPKSLAISHILNHTIPSCSNFFESPTHFESPLNSSQDPAKIAATLLSNCTNLFELDQVHARIIRTRFLDFYPASFYWNNIIRSYTRLESPFKALCIYVAMLRAGVSPDSYTFPIVLKAACQFFAVGFGCQLHSTAIHNGLELNEYCESGFISMYCKAGEFENARKVFEENRDRKLGSWNAIIGGLSQGGRAAEAIAMFLELRNCGFEPDDVTMVSVTSACGSLGDLNLALQLHKCVFQAKSLEKPDILMLNSLIDMYGKCGRMDLAYEVFSRIEQRNVSSWTSMIVGYAMHGHVTDALECFRCMRDARIVPNHVTFVGVLSACVHGGMVGEGKYYFAMMKNVYGIAPSVQHYGCMVDLLGRAGLLDEARDMVERMPAKTNSVIWGCLMGACEKYENVKMGEWVAKHLLELEPWNDGVYVVLSNIYASKGMWEEVERMREVMKERRLAKIPGYSLTTKLD; encoded by the coding sequence ATGAATTTGTTTCATCCTATTTCCAGGCTTTCCAGAATCCAAGGCCCCAAGTCCCTCGCCATTTCTCACATTCTCAATCATACTATCCCTTCGTGTAGCAACTTTTTCGAATCTCCTACCCACTTCGAATCGCCACTGAATTCGAGCCAAGACCCCGCCAAAATCGCAGCTACCCTTCTCTCAAATTGCACAAACTTGTTCGAATTAGATCAAGTACATGCTCGAATCATCCGAACTCGGTTCCTGGATTTTTACCCTGCTTCATTCTATTGGAACAACATCATAAGATCTTACACCAGACTTGAGTCTCCTTTCAAAGCACTCTGCATCTACGTTGCCATGCTGCGCGCCGGCGTCTCGCCGGATTCCTACACTTTTCCGATCGTTTTAAAGGCTGCCTGTCAGTTTTTTGCAGTTGGGTTTGGTTGTCAGCTTCATTCTACGGCCATACATAACGGTCTTGAGCTCAATGAGTACTGCGAGAGTGGATTTATTAGCATGTACTGTAAGGCGGGAGAATTTGAAAATGCCCGTAAGGTGTTTGAAGAAAATCGTGATAGAAAGTTGGGTTCTTGGAATGCCATCATAGGAGGCCTTTCCCAAGGTGGGCGTGCCGCTGAGGCCATAGCCATGTTCCTGGAGCTGAGGAATTGCGGGTTTGAGCCCGATGATGTAACTATGGTGAGCGTCACCTCAGCTTGTGGAAGCCTTGGGGACTTGAATTTGGCTCTTCAATTGCATAAATGTGTCTTCCAAGCCAAAAGCTTGGAGAAACCGGACATTTTGATGCTGAATTCACTCATAGACATGTATGGGAAATGTGGGCGGATGGACCTGGCTTATGAGGTGTTTTCTAGGATAGAGCAAAGAAATGTGTCTTCGTGGACGTCAATGATCGTGGGTTATGCAATGCATGGGCATGTCACTGATGCGCTTGAATGCTTCCGTTGTATGAGAGATGCAAGAATTGTGCCTAACCATGTGACCTTTGTTGGTGTGTTGAGTGCATGTGTGCACGGGGGGATGGTGGGAGAAGGAAAGTATTACTTTGCTATGATGAAGAATGTGTATGGGATTGCACCCTCGGTGCAACATTATGGGTGCATGGTGGATCTGCTTGGCCGAGCAGGGTTGCTTGATGAAGCCAGAGATATGGTGGAGAGGATGCCAGCGAAGACAAACTCTGTGATTTGGGGCTGCTTGATGGGTGCCTGTGAGAAGTATGAGAATGTGAAGATGGGAGAGTGGGTAGCTAAGCATTTGCTAGAACTTGAACCATGGAATGATGGGGTTTATGTGGTTTTGTCCAACATTTATGCCAGCAAAGGTATGTGGGAAGAGGTTGAGAGGATGAGAGAGGTCATGAAGGAGAGAAGACTTGCTAAGATTCCCGGTTATAGCTTGACAACAAAATTGGATTGA